One stretch of Corvus hawaiiensis isolate bCorHaw1 chromosome 1, bCorHaw1.pri.cur, whole genome shotgun sequence DNA includes these proteins:
- the ANKIB1 gene encoding ankyrin repeat and IBR domain-containing protein 1 isoform X4: protein MHLLCMGPQIMISEGALHPRLTRPSEDDCRRADCLQMILKWKGAKLDEGQYERAAIDAVDNKKNTPLHYAAASGMKTCVELLVKHGGDLFAENENKDTPCDCAEKQHHKELALNLESRMVFSRDPEAESIEAEYAALDKKEPYEGLRLQDLRRLKDMLIVESADMLQAPLFTAEALLRAHDWDREKLLEAWMCNPENCCQRSGVQMPTPPPSGYNAWDTLPSPRTPRTTRSSVTSPDEISPSPGDMETAVCDICMCNISVFEDPVDMPCGHDFCRACWEAFLNLKIQEGEAHNIFCPAYDCFQLVPVDIIESVVSKEMDKRYLQFDIKAFVENNPAIKWCPIPGCERAVRLTRQGSNSTGSDTLSFPMLKAPAVDCGKGHLFCWECLGEAHEPCDCQTWKDWLQKISEMKPEELVGVSEAYEDAANCLWLLTNSKPCANCKSPIQKNEGCNHMQCAKCKYDFCWICLEEWKKHSSSTGGYYRCTRYEVIQHVEEQSKEMTVEAEKKHRRFQELDRFMHYYTRFKNHELSYQLEQRLLKTAKEKMEQLSRALSGTEGGCPDTTFIEDAVQELLKTRRILKCSYPYGFFLEPKSTKKEIFELMQTDLEMVTEDLAQKVNRPYLRTPRHKIIRAACLVQQKRQEFLASVARGVAPADSPEAPRRSFAGGTWDWEYLGFASPEEYAEFQYRRRHRQRRRGDMHSLLSNTPDPDDPSESTLDTQEGGSSRRHGTSMVSSASMGILHSSSLHDYTPVSRSENQDSLQALSSLDEDDPNILLAIQLSLQESGLAIDEETRDFLNNEASLGAIGTSLPTRLDSAPISIDNPRGALSSSELLELGDSLMRLGAGNDPFSANRLHSHPCSETRSGLYSTSSDAESSSQDPNTNENLLGNIMAWFHDMNPQSIALIPSTSTETDEELQQPSTEDGSAGQPNLTDTGLEPQEEHALFEDALKNEGRGTQTEESTSEENIIPSETVSQIGDNNREVTSTLDASGESSSQTPQTSKEWTEHVHLV, encoded by the exons ATGCACTTGCTGTGTATGGGACCTCAGATCATGATCTCAGAAGGAGCTCTTCATCCTCGCCTGACACGACCCTCAGAAGACGACTGCAGAAGAGCAGATTGTCTGCAAATGATCCTGAAGTGGAAGGGAGCAAAGCTGGATGAAGGACAATATGAACGAGCAGCCATTGATGCTGTcgataacaaaaaaaatacgCCTTTGCACTATGCTGCTGCCTCAGGGATGAAAACCTGTGTCGAG CTTCTAGTAAAACATGGTGGAGATCTgtttgcagaaaatgaaaataaagatacCCCATGTGACTGTGCAGAGAAACAGCACCACAAAGAGCTGGCTCTTAACCTGGAATCTCGAATGGTATTTTCACGTGATCCTGAAGCTGAAAGCATTGAAGCTGAGTATGCTGCTTTAGACAAAAAAGAG CCATATGAGGGTCTAAGACTTCAAGACCTGCGAAGGCTTAAGGATATGCTGATCGTGGAATCTGCTGACATGCTTCAAGCCCCGCTCTTTACTGCAGAAGCTCTACTTCGGGCACATG ACTGGGACAGGGAGAAGTTACTTGAAGCCTGGATGTGTAACCCAGAGAATTGCTGCCAGCGTTCAGGGGTTCAGATGCCAACGCCCCCTCCAAGCGGATACAATGCGTGGGACACGCTCCCTTCTCCACGCACTCCACGCACTACTCGCTCTTCTGTCACTTCCCCCGATGAAATCAGCCCCTCACCAGGAGACATGGAGACAGCTGTG TGTGACATTTGCATGTgtaatatttctgtgtttgaagACCCGGTGGATATGCCTTGTGGACATGACTTCTGCAGAGCATGCTGGGAGGC ATTTTTGAATCTGAAAATTCAGGAGGGTGAAGCTCACAACATTTTTTGCCCAGCATATGATTGTTTCCAGCTTGTGCCTGTAGACATCATAGAAAGTGTGGTTTCCAAGGAGATGGACAAGAGATACCTTCAATTTGACATTAAG gcCTTTGTTGAAAATAATCCTGCTATTAAATGGTGTCCTATACCTGGCTGTGAAAGAGCAGTAAGGCTAACAAGACAAGGGTCAAATTCAACAGGATCAGATACACTTAGCTTCCCTATGCTGAAAGCCCCTGCAGTAGACTGTGGAAAAGGACATCTTTTTTGCTG GGAATGTCTTGGTGAAGCACATGAACCCTGTGACTGCCAGACCTGGAAGGACTGGCTacagaaaatatctgaaatgaaACCAGAAGAAC TTGTGGGAGTGAGTGAGGCCTACGAGGACGCTGCCAACTGCCTGTGGTTACTGACCAACTCCAAACCTTGCGCCAACTGCAAGTCTCCAATCCAGAAGAATGAGGGCTGCAACCACATGCAGTGTGCAAAG tgcaaATATGACTTTTGCTGGATATGCTTAGAAGAATGGAAGAAGCACAGCTCTTCCACTGGAGGCTACTACAGATGCACTCGCTATGAAGTTATTCAGCATGTAGAGGAACAGTCCAAGGAGATGACAGTAGAG gctgaaaagaAGCATAGAAGATTTCAAGAGCTTGATAGGTTTATGCACTATTATACAAGATTTAAGAACCATGAACTTAGCTACCAG ttagAACAGCGCCTTCTAAAAACAGCCAAAGAAAAGATGGAGCAGTTGAGTAGAGCTCTAAGTGGAA CTGAGGGAGGCTGTCCTGATACCACATTCATTGAAGATGCAGTGCAAGAGCTTCTAAAAACTCGCCGCATTCTTAAGTGTTCTTATCCATATGGATTCTTTTTGGAGCCtaaaagcacaaagaaagaaatatttgaacTTATGCAG ACAGACCTAGAAATGGTCACTGAAGACCTTGCACAGAAAGTGAACAGGCCTTACCTTCGGACGCCTCGCCATAAAATTATCCGAGCAGCTTGTCTTGTGCAGCAAAAGCGACAGGAGTTCCTGGCCTCTGTGGCCCGTGGTGTTGCTCCTGCAGACTCTCCAGAAGCACCCAGGCGCAG CTTTGCTGGTGGAACATGGGATTGGGAGTATTTAGGATTTGCATCCCCCGAG GAATATGCTGAATTTCAGTATCGGAGGAGGCACAGACAGCGTCGACGTGGAGACATGCACAGTCTGCTGAGTAATACTCCAGACCCTGATGACCCCAGTGAGAGTACATTAG ACACTCAGGAGGGTGGCAGCAGTAGAAGACATGGCACCTCCATGGTGAGTTCAGCTTCTATGGGTATTCTGCACAGCTCTTCGCTTCATGACTATACCCCTGTCAGTCGCTCTGAAAACCAGGATTCTCTTCAG GCTCTGAGTTCTCTGGATGAAGATGACCCAAACATCCTGCTAGCTATTCAGCTGTCATTACAAGAATCTGGCTTGGCCATAGATGAAGAAACTAGAGACTTTCTAAATAATGAGGCATCTTTAGGAGCAATAGGTACCTCTTTGCCTACAAGACTGGACTCAGCTCCCATAAGTATAGACAACCCAAGGGGTGCTttgagcagctctgagctgctggaaCTCGGTGACAGTCTGATGAGACTGGGTGCAGGCAATGATCCCTTCTCAGCCAATCGTCTTCATTCACACCCCTGCAGCGAGACAAGAAGCGGATTATACTCAACATCAAGTGATGCTGAATCCAGCAGTCAAGATCCCAATACCAATGAAAATCTACTTGGAAATATTATGGCCTGGTTTCATGACATGAACCCACAGAGTATTGCTCTGATCCCCTCAACAAGTACGGAAACAGATGAGGAGTTACAGCAACCCAGTACTGAAGATGGGTCAGCAGGGCAACCAAATCTTACAGACACAGGGCTGGAGCCTCAGGAAGAGCATGCACTGTTTGAGGATGCACTCAAAAACGAAGGCAGAGGAACCCAAACAGAGGAAAGcacttctgaagaaaacattATTCCAAGTGAAACAGTATCACAAATTGGCGATAATAACAGGGAGGTAACAAGCACCCTAGATGCTTCAGGGGAGAGTTCAAGTCAGACTCCTCAAACCTCAAAGGAATGGACTGAACATGTGCATCTGGTATGA
- the ANKIB1 gene encoding ankyrin repeat and IBR domain-containing protein 1 isoform X2, translating to MGNTTTKFRKALINGDENLACQIYESNPQLKETLDPNTSYGETYQHNTPLHYAARHGMNRILGTFLFVRDGNPNKRNVHNETSMHLLCMGPQIMISEGALHPRLTRPSEDDCRRADCLQMILKWKGAKLDEGQYERAAIDAVDNKKNTPLHYAAASGMKTCVELLVKHGGDLFAENENKDTPCDCAEKQHHKELALNLESRMVFSRDPEAESIEAEYAALDKKEPYEGLRLQDLRRLKDMLIVESADMLQAPLFTAEALLRAHDWDREKLLEAWMCNPENCCQRSGVQMPTPPPSGYNAWDTLPSPRTPRTTRSSVTSPDEISPSPGDMETAVCDICMCNISVFEDPVDMPCGHDFCRACWEAFLNLKIQEGEAHNIFCPAYDCFQLVPVDIIESVVSKEMDKRYLQFDIKAFVENNPAIKWCPIPGCERAVRLTRQGSNSTGSDTLSFPMLKAPAVDCGKGHLFCWECLGEAHEPCDCQTWKDWLQKISEMKPEELVGVSEAYEDAANCLWLLTNSKPCANCKSPIQKNEGCNHMQCAKCKYDFCWICLEEWKKHSSSTGGYYRCTRYEVIQHVEEQSKEMTVEAEKKHRRFQELDRFMHYYTRFKNHELSYQLEQRLLKTAKEKMEQLSRALSGTEGGCPDTTFIEDAVQELLKTRRILKCSYPYGFFLEPKSTKKEIFELMQTDLEMVTEDLAQKVNRPYLRTPRHKIIRAACLVQQKRQEFLASVARGVAPADSPEAPRRSFAGGTWDWEYLGFASPEYRRRHRQRRRGDMHSLLSNTPDPDDPSESTLDTQEGGSSRRHGTSMVSSASMGILHSSSLHDYTPVSRSENQDSLQALSSLDEDDPNILLAIQLSLQESGLAIDEETRDFLNNEASLGAIGTSLPTRLDSAPISIDNPRGALSSSELLELGDSLMRLGAGNDPFSANRLHSHPCSETRSGLYSTSSDAESSSQDPNTNENLLGNIMAWFHDMNPQSIALIPSTSTETDEELQQPSTEDGSAGQPNLTDTGLEPQEEHALFEDALKNEGRGTQTEESTSEENIIPSETVSQIGDNNREVTSTLDASGESSSQTPQTSKEWTEHVHLV from the exons AACTTTCCTTTTCGTTAGAGATGGTAACCCAAATAAACGGAATGTGCACAATGAGACATCTATGCACTTGCTGTGTATGGGACCTCAGATCATGATCTCAGAAGGAGCTCTTCATCCTCGCCTGACACGACCCTCAGAAGACGACTGCAGAAGAGCAGATTGTCTGCAAATGATCCTGAAGTGGAAGGGAGCAAAGCTGGATGAAGGACAATATGAACGAGCAGCCATTGATGCTGTcgataacaaaaaaaatacgCCTTTGCACTATGCTGCTGCCTCAGGGATGAAAACCTGTGTCGAG CTTCTAGTAAAACATGGTGGAGATCTgtttgcagaaaatgaaaataaagatacCCCATGTGACTGTGCAGAGAAACAGCACCACAAAGAGCTGGCTCTTAACCTGGAATCTCGAATGGTATTTTCACGTGATCCTGAAGCTGAAAGCATTGAAGCTGAGTATGCTGCTTTAGACAAAAAAGAG CCATATGAGGGTCTAAGACTTCAAGACCTGCGAAGGCTTAAGGATATGCTGATCGTGGAATCTGCTGACATGCTTCAAGCCCCGCTCTTTACTGCAGAAGCTCTACTTCGGGCACATG ACTGGGACAGGGAGAAGTTACTTGAAGCCTGGATGTGTAACCCAGAGAATTGCTGCCAGCGTTCAGGGGTTCAGATGCCAACGCCCCCTCCAAGCGGATACAATGCGTGGGACACGCTCCCTTCTCCACGCACTCCACGCACTACTCGCTCTTCTGTCACTTCCCCCGATGAAATCAGCCCCTCACCAGGAGACATGGAGACAGCTGTG TGTGACATTTGCATGTgtaatatttctgtgtttgaagACCCGGTGGATATGCCTTGTGGACATGACTTCTGCAGAGCATGCTGGGAGGC ATTTTTGAATCTGAAAATTCAGGAGGGTGAAGCTCACAACATTTTTTGCCCAGCATATGATTGTTTCCAGCTTGTGCCTGTAGACATCATAGAAAGTGTGGTTTCCAAGGAGATGGACAAGAGATACCTTCAATTTGACATTAAG gcCTTTGTTGAAAATAATCCTGCTATTAAATGGTGTCCTATACCTGGCTGTGAAAGAGCAGTAAGGCTAACAAGACAAGGGTCAAATTCAACAGGATCAGATACACTTAGCTTCCCTATGCTGAAAGCCCCTGCAGTAGACTGTGGAAAAGGACATCTTTTTTGCTG GGAATGTCTTGGTGAAGCACATGAACCCTGTGACTGCCAGACCTGGAAGGACTGGCTacagaaaatatctgaaatgaaACCAGAAGAAC TTGTGGGAGTGAGTGAGGCCTACGAGGACGCTGCCAACTGCCTGTGGTTACTGACCAACTCCAAACCTTGCGCCAACTGCAAGTCTCCAATCCAGAAGAATGAGGGCTGCAACCACATGCAGTGTGCAAAG tgcaaATATGACTTTTGCTGGATATGCTTAGAAGAATGGAAGAAGCACAGCTCTTCCACTGGAGGCTACTACAGATGCACTCGCTATGAAGTTATTCAGCATGTAGAGGAACAGTCCAAGGAGATGACAGTAGAG gctgaaaagaAGCATAGAAGATTTCAAGAGCTTGATAGGTTTATGCACTATTATACAAGATTTAAGAACCATGAACTTAGCTACCAG ttagAACAGCGCCTTCTAAAAACAGCCAAAGAAAAGATGGAGCAGTTGAGTAGAGCTCTAAGTGGAA CTGAGGGAGGCTGTCCTGATACCACATTCATTGAAGATGCAGTGCAAGAGCTTCTAAAAACTCGCCGCATTCTTAAGTGTTCTTATCCATATGGATTCTTTTTGGAGCCtaaaagcacaaagaaagaaatatttgaacTTATGCAG ACAGACCTAGAAATGGTCACTGAAGACCTTGCACAGAAAGTGAACAGGCCTTACCTTCGGACGCCTCGCCATAAAATTATCCGAGCAGCTTGTCTTGTGCAGCAAAAGCGACAGGAGTTCCTGGCCTCTGTGGCCCGTGGTGTTGCTCCTGCAGACTCTCCAGAAGCACCCAGGCGCAG CTTTGCTGGTGGAACATGGGATTGGGAGTATTTAGGATTTGCATCCCCCGAG TATCGGAGGAGGCACAGACAGCGTCGACGTGGAGACATGCACAGTCTGCTGAGTAATACTCCAGACCCTGATGACCCCAGTGAGAGTACATTAG ACACTCAGGAGGGTGGCAGCAGTAGAAGACATGGCACCTCCATGGTGAGTTCAGCTTCTATGGGTATTCTGCACAGCTCTTCGCTTCATGACTATACCCCTGTCAGTCGCTCTGAAAACCAGGATTCTCTTCAG GCTCTGAGTTCTCTGGATGAAGATGACCCAAACATCCTGCTAGCTATTCAGCTGTCATTACAAGAATCTGGCTTGGCCATAGATGAAGAAACTAGAGACTTTCTAAATAATGAGGCATCTTTAGGAGCAATAGGTACCTCTTTGCCTACAAGACTGGACTCAGCTCCCATAAGTATAGACAACCCAAGGGGTGCTttgagcagctctgagctgctggaaCTCGGTGACAGTCTGATGAGACTGGGTGCAGGCAATGATCCCTTCTCAGCCAATCGTCTTCATTCACACCCCTGCAGCGAGACAAGAAGCGGATTATACTCAACATCAAGTGATGCTGAATCCAGCAGTCAAGATCCCAATACCAATGAAAATCTACTTGGAAATATTATGGCCTGGTTTCATGACATGAACCCACAGAGTATTGCTCTGATCCCCTCAACAAGTACGGAAACAGATGAGGAGTTACAGCAACCCAGTACTGAAGATGGGTCAGCAGGGCAACCAAATCTTACAGACACAGGGCTGGAGCCTCAGGAAGAGCATGCACTGTTTGAGGATGCACTCAAAAACGAAGGCAGAGGAACCCAAACAGAGGAAAGcacttctgaagaaaacattATTCCAAGTGAAACAGTATCACAAATTGGCGATAATAACAGGGAGGTAACAAGCACCCTAGATGCTTCAGGGGAGAGTTCAAGTCAGACTCCTCAAACCTCAAAGGAATGGACTGAACATGTGCATCTGGTATGA
- the ANKIB1 gene encoding ankyrin repeat and IBR domain-containing protein 1 isoform X3 produces MGNTTTKFRKALINGDENLACQIYESNPQLKETLDPNTSYGETYQHNTPLHYAARHGMNRILGTFLFVRDGNPNKRNVHNETSMHLLCMGPQIMISEGALHPRLTRPSEDDCRRADCLQMILKWKGAKLDEGQYERAAIDAVDNKKNTPLHYAAASGMKTCVELLVKHGGDLFAENENKDTPCDCAEKQHHKELALNLESRMVFSRDPEAESIEAEYAALDKKEPYEGLRLQDLRRLKDMLIVESADMLQAPLFTAEALLRAHDWDREKLLEAWMCNPENCCQRSGVQMPTPPPSGYNAWDTLPSPRTPRTTRSSVTSPDEISPSPGDMETAVCDICMCNISVFEDPVDMPCGHDFCRACWEAFLNLKIQEGEAHNIFCPAYDCFQLVPVDIIESVVSKEMDKRYLQFDIKAFVENNPAIKWCPIPGCERAVRLTRQGSNSTGSDTLSFPMLKAPAVDCGKGHLFCWECLGEAHEPCDCQTWKDWLQKISEMKPEELVGVSEAYEDAANCLWLLTNSKPCANCKSPIQKNEGCNHMQCAKCKYDFCWICLEEWKKHSSSTGGYYRCTRYEVIQHVEEQSKEMTVEAEKKHRRFQELDRFMHYYTRFKNHELSYQLEQRLLKTAKEKMEQLSRALSGTEGGCPDTTFIEDAVQELLKTRRILKCSYPYGFFLEPKSTKKEIFELMQTDLEMVTEDLAQKVNRPYLRTPRHKIIRAACLVQQKRQEFLASVARGVAPADSPEAPRRSFAGGTWDWEYLGFASPEEYAEFQYRRRHRQRRRGDMHSLLSNTPDPDDPSESTLDTQEGGSSRRHGTSMALSSLDEDDPNILLAIQLSLQESGLAIDEETRDFLNNEASLGAIGTSLPTRLDSAPISIDNPRGALSSSELLELGDSLMRLGAGNDPFSANRLHSHPCSETRSGLYSTSSDAESSSQDPNTNENLLGNIMAWFHDMNPQSIALIPSTSTETDEELQQPSTEDGSAGQPNLTDTGLEPQEEHALFEDALKNEGRGTQTEESTSEENIIPSETVSQIGDNNREVTSTLDASGESSSQTPQTSKEWTEHVHLV; encoded by the exons AACTTTCCTTTTCGTTAGAGATGGTAACCCAAATAAACGGAATGTGCACAATGAGACATCTATGCACTTGCTGTGTATGGGACCTCAGATCATGATCTCAGAAGGAGCTCTTCATCCTCGCCTGACACGACCCTCAGAAGACGACTGCAGAAGAGCAGATTGTCTGCAAATGATCCTGAAGTGGAAGGGAGCAAAGCTGGATGAAGGACAATATGAACGAGCAGCCATTGATGCTGTcgataacaaaaaaaatacgCCTTTGCACTATGCTGCTGCCTCAGGGATGAAAACCTGTGTCGAG CTTCTAGTAAAACATGGTGGAGATCTgtttgcagaaaatgaaaataaagatacCCCATGTGACTGTGCAGAGAAACAGCACCACAAAGAGCTGGCTCTTAACCTGGAATCTCGAATGGTATTTTCACGTGATCCTGAAGCTGAAAGCATTGAAGCTGAGTATGCTGCTTTAGACAAAAAAGAG CCATATGAGGGTCTAAGACTTCAAGACCTGCGAAGGCTTAAGGATATGCTGATCGTGGAATCTGCTGACATGCTTCAAGCCCCGCTCTTTACTGCAGAAGCTCTACTTCGGGCACATG ACTGGGACAGGGAGAAGTTACTTGAAGCCTGGATGTGTAACCCAGAGAATTGCTGCCAGCGTTCAGGGGTTCAGATGCCAACGCCCCCTCCAAGCGGATACAATGCGTGGGACACGCTCCCTTCTCCACGCACTCCACGCACTACTCGCTCTTCTGTCACTTCCCCCGATGAAATCAGCCCCTCACCAGGAGACATGGAGACAGCTGTG TGTGACATTTGCATGTgtaatatttctgtgtttgaagACCCGGTGGATATGCCTTGTGGACATGACTTCTGCAGAGCATGCTGGGAGGC ATTTTTGAATCTGAAAATTCAGGAGGGTGAAGCTCACAACATTTTTTGCCCAGCATATGATTGTTTCCAGCTTGTGCCTGTAGACATCATAGAAAGTGTGGTTTCCAAGGAGATGGACAAGAGATACCTTCAATTTGACATTAAG gcCTTTGTTGAAAATAATCCTGCTATTAAATGGTGTCCTATACCTGGCTGTGAAAGAGCAGTAAGGCTAACAAGACAAGGGTCAAATTCAACAGGATCAGATACACTTAGCTTCCCTATGCTGAAAGCCCCTGCAGTAGACTGTGGAAAAGGACATCTTTTTTGCTG GGAATGTCTTGGTGAAGCACATGAACCCTGTGACTGCCAGACCTGGAAGGACTGGCTacagaaaatatctgaaatgaaACCAGAAGAAC TTGTGGGAGTGAGTGAGGCCTACGAGGACGCTGCCAACTGCCTGTGGTTACTGACCAACTCCAAACCTTGCGCCAACTGCAAGTCTCCAATCCAGAAGAATGAGGGCTGCAACCACATGCAGTGTGCAAAG tgcaaATATGACTTTTGCTGGATATGCTTAGAAGAATGGAAGAAGCACAGCTCTTCCACTGGAGGCTACTACAGATGCACTCGCTATGAAGTTATTCAGCATGTAGAGGAACAGTCCAAGGAGATGACAGTAGAG gctgaaaagaAGCATAGAAGATTTCAAGAGCTTGATAGGTTTATGCACTATTATACAAGATTTAAGAACCATGAACTTAGCTACCAG ttagAACAGCGCCTTCTAAAAACAGCCAAAGAAAAGATGGAGCAGTTGAGTAGAGCTCTAAGTGGAA CTGAGGGAGGCTGTCCTGATACCACATTCATTGAAGATGCAGTGCAAGAGCTTCTAAAAACTCGCCGCATTCTTAAGTGTTCTTATCCATATGGATTCTTTTTGGAGCCtaaaagcacaaagaaagaaatatttgaacTTATGCAG ACAGACCTAGAAATGGTCACTGAAGACCTTGCACAGAAAGTGAACAGGCCTTACCTTCGGACGCCTCGCCATAAAATTATCCGAGCAGCTTGTCTTGTGCAGCAAAAGCGACAGGAGTTCCTGGCCTCTGTGGCCCGTGGTGTTGCTCCTGCAGACTCTCCAGAAGCACCCAGGCGCAG CTTTGCTGGTGGAACATGGGATTGGGAGTATTTAGGATTTGCATCCCCCGAG GAATATGCTGAATTTCAGTATCGGAGGAGGCACAGACAGCGTCGACGTGGAGACATGCACAGTCTGCTGAGTAATACTCCAGACCCTGATGACCCCAGTGAGAGTACATTAG ACACTCAGGAGGGTGGCAGCAGTAGAAGACATGGCACCTCCATG GCTCTGAGTTCTCTGGATGAAGATGACCCAAACATCCTGCTAGCTATTCAGCTGTCATTACAAGAATCTGGCTTGGCCATAGATGAAGAAACTAGAGACTTTCTAAATAATGAGGCATCTTTAGGAGCAATAGGTACCTCTTTGCCTACAAGACTGGACTCAGCTCCCATAAGTATAGACAACCCAAGGGGTGCTttgagcagctctgagctgctggaaCTCGGTGACAGTCTGATGAGACTGGGTGCAGGCAATGATCCCTTCTCAGCCAATCGTCTTCATTCACACCCCTGCAGCGAGACAAGAAGCGGATTATACTCAACATCAAGTGATGCTGAATCCAGCAGTCAAGATCCCAATACCAATGAAAATCTACTTGGAAATATTATGGCCTGGTTTCATGACATGAACCCACAGAGTATTGCTCTGATCCCCTCAACAAGTACGGAAACAGATGAGGAGTTACAGCAACCCAGTACTGAAGATGGGTCAGCAGGGCAACCAAATCTTACAGACACAGGGCTGGAGCCTCAGGAAGAGCATGCACTGTTTGAGGATGCACTCAAAAACGAAGGCAGAGGAACCCAAACAGAGGAAAGcacttctgaagaaaacattATTCCAAGTGAAACAGTATCACAAATTGGCGATAATAACAGGGAGGTAACAAGCACCCTAGATGCTTCAGGGGAGAGTTCAAGTCAGACTCCTCAAACCTCAAAGGAATGGACTGAACATGTGCATCTGGTATGA